In a single window of the Coffea eugenioides isolate CCC68of unplaced genomic scaffold, Ceug_1.0 ScVebR1_15;HRSCAF=72, whole genome shotgun sequence genome:
- the LOC113755588 gene encoding aspartyl protease AED3-like has protein sequence MRPAFLHPLQAALLALSFLFLSLAQGQSLKSCTTPDQGSTLQVYHVYSQCSPFKPKTPLSWEESVLQMQSKDEARLLFLSSLVAGRSVVPVASGRQITQSPTYIVRVKVGTPAQTLLVAMDTSNDAGWVPCNGCVGCGSTVFESTKSTTFKNVGCGSAQCQQVPGPSCLGSTCSFNLTYGGSTIAANLSQDTIRLAADPVPNYTFGCIQKATGSSVPPQGLLGLGRGPLSLLSQTQNLYQSTFSYCLPSFKSLNFSGSLRLGPNSQPKNIKYTQLLRNPRRSSLYYVNLIGIKVGRRVVGIPPEALAFNPTTGAGTVIDSGTVFTRLVQPAYIAVRDEFRRRMGNAVVSSLGGFDTCYTVPVTVPTLTFMFSGMNVTLPQDNFLIHSTAGSITCLAMAEAPTNVNSVLNVIANLQQQNHRILFDVPNSRLGVARETCT, from the exons ATGAGACCTGCTTTCCTCCACCCTCTGCAAGCCGCCCTTCTAGCACTATCCTTTCTGTTCCTCTCTTTGGCCCAAGGGCAAAGTCTCAAGTCATGTACCACACCTGACCAAGGCTCAACCCTCCAGGTCTACCATGTCTACAGCCAATGCTCCCCATTTAAGCCGAAAACACCTCTCTCGTGGGAAGAGAGTGTTCTCCAAATGCAGTCAAAGGACGAAGCAAGGCTTCTTTTTCTATCCAGTCTTGTTGCAGGCAGGTCTGTGGTGCCTGTTGCTTCTGGGAGGCAGATCACGCAAAGTCCAACTTATATTGTAAGGGTTAAAGTTGGGACACCAGCCCAAACCTTGCTTGTGGCTATGGATACTAGCAATGATGCTGGCTGGGTACCCTGCAATGGTTGTGTAGGATGTGGTTCTACAGTGTTTGAGTCAACTAAGTCTACCACTTTCAAAAATGTTGGTTGCGGGAGTGCTCAGTGCCAACAG GTACCCGGTCCAAGCTGCTTAGGCAGTACCTGTAGCTTCAATCTAACATACGGTGGATCCACCATAGCAGCAAACCTCTCACAAGACACCATAAGACTAGCTGCTGATCCTGTTCCCAACTATACCTTTGGTTGCATCCAGAAGGCTACCGGCAGCTCGGTGCCTCCTCAGGGTCTTTTAGGCCTAGGAAGGGGTCCGTTATCGCTATTGTCTCAGACCCAAAATCTATATCAATCCACGTTCTCTTATTGCTTGCCCAGTTTCAAGTCTCTGAACTTCTCCGGATCGCTTCGATTGGGACCTAATAGCCAGCCTAAGAATATCAAATACACGCAATTGCTGAGAAACCCAAGAAGGTCATCGCTTTACTATGTGAACTTGATCGGAATTAAGGTCGGACGGCGAGTGGTGGGCATACCTCCTGAGGCATTGGCCTTCAATCCCACTACTGGAGCTGGCACAGTAATTGATTCTG GCACTGTCTTCACCAGGCTAGTCCAACCAGCCTACATTGCCGTTAGAGATGAGTTCAGGAGGAGAATGGGCAATGCAGTAGTGTCGTCGCTAGGCGGCTTCGATACATGTTACACTGTTCCGGTGACGGTGCCAACTCTAACCTTCATGTTTTCGGGCATGAATGTGACCCTACCTCAGGATAATTTCTTAATCCACAGCACTGCAGGCAGCATCACGTGCTTAGCCATGGCTGAAGCTCCTACTAACGTAAATTCTGTGCTGAATGTGATTGCAAACCTGCAACAACAGAACCATAGGATTCTTTTTGACGTGCCCAACTCAAGACTTGGTGTTGCACGTGAGACTTGTACCTGA